Sequence from the Mustela erminea isolate mMusErm1 chromosome 8, mMusErm1.Pri, whole genome shotgun sequence genome:
GGGGTGCTTACAGAATAAGGTTTTCATATCCAGCTTTTCTTTCTAAAGGAGTTCTAACCATCTAACTTAATTTGGGGAAAAACGGACAGTCATCCAAGCTGCTTAAATATTaagtcaacaggaaaaaaaaaattaagtcagcaGGACTGCAAACATAATACTGTCAACCATAATTACAACTTCAGCTTCTTTAGGTCAGATGAGAAGAGCTTACACTCTTCCCAAACCGAAGGCGTGGGCAAAGTCTTTGCATACAGTTTTAAAGGACAATCTGAGAAACGGGGGTCATCGGATTCTACCGCAAACCAGTTGTATAAGCTACAAGCTCCCAGAGCATAAACTCCATTATCTGTCAGATGAGGGGATTTTATTAGATCAGCGACTCTCAACCCCGACGCTACATATTTGAGCCATCCAAGGTGCCCCCAGAGATGCCGATCTAATTGGCCTGGGATGCAAGTATGGCATGGGAATTTTTGCAAGCTCCCCAGGGATTCTGATGTGCAAGCAAGGTCGAGAACCATGGCCTTAAATCACCACGAAGGCCCGTCTCAGATGGAAAATCACACAGTTCCATGTGTACCAACAAGATCAGAGGCAAAACGGAATACCTGAAGCAGGATCTTGTTGCCGTCATAGTCCTGTGTCTGCCACCTGGTGCGGCTGATGGGGACGCACGGATGGGGGAGAAGAGGCACTAACTGGCCGATCTCTTGAACCTTGAACTGCAGCACTGAGGACTCTCTGGGGTCCACTGACATTCCAAGGGGCAGCTGCATcagggagagctgcagagcaAAGCTCTCGGTGGCATAGAGCACGAAGACACAGGAGTCGCTCTTCTGCACGGTGGCTTCCTTCTGAAGGATCAGCTCATAGAGTCTGATGGCATCGTCGTAGTTATCAGAACTGCAGTAGAGCGTCACCCTCAGGATCTTGGCGCCGTGGTGCACCTGCCTCACACCCCAGACCGGCATCTGGCTGTCCAGACTGTAGAACTCCTGGTTGGAAAGAGGGTAGGGACACGGCCTCCCCTGAGCATTCGGGGCAGAATAGTACTGCCACGGCCAGTGCTGGAGGGAGTCAAGAACCCGGAAGAGCCGCTCCTCTCCCACGCTCTCGGGCAGGAAGAGCAACACAGACATCCCCGGGAACCGTGAGTGCTTGGAGTGGCACTTGTCGTAGTATTTTACTGGACTGACCCTCTCGGACACCAGAAAGGGACGCACGTCCGGGCATATGCAGTCCAAGAGCTGATCCAGAGTTTGCTGCAGAAGCGAGCCATGTCCAGAGTCGGCGAGGAGGTGGACGGTCATGGCCAAAGGCTCCGGTGTCCCGTCCATTCCAGACTGCCCCGGGGAGGACAAAGGAAGCAGGCGTGGAGGGCCCACCCGTCAAGCTTCTGCAGCAAAGGAAGAAGCGGGCAGTTCTCCAGCGGAGCCTTCAGCCGCCCAGGAAACCTGCAGCCAGTTCAGAACAAAGCTCCTAACCTGGGCTCCTGGTTGCCGGTGGCCGCACAGCCAGACCATCCACACAAACTGGGTCACAACAGCCTTGGAGTCAATGCCATCTAGCTCACGCATAATGTAACTGTGTTTTGGGCTTGTCCAGGCACTCCCCCGGTTTCCGTTTGACCTAAAAACCTGTAATCCTGAGAAACACCCAAGTGGGTGGTTCTTACGGACACTCCGTAAAGGAAATACCAGGCAAAAAGGAATATGAGTCGGCTCTGTTAGGCTGATAGCAATCTGTTTAGTTGAAAAGACATCCATTTTGTGGACCCACAATGGGTTCTGATTTCCTCCTTACATCTCTCCATGTTTACAGCAGGCTGCCAGGCCACCTGAATACAATGACTACTTTCAAACAATTCTCGAAACTTGTCCCCTTGCCAGGATTTCCACtgtcctttgtctttttattttgttttgggacAACAGATGCTAGACCTTTGAAGAGAAGATACTGTATCTAAATAATACTGAGTGTTCACTGAAGATGATTTGCTCTGATGCAAAGTCTGAGTATATGTACTGAAGTGttgcaaaaaattaaaagagatgttgccaaaaacaaaacaaaacaaaacaaaacaccagaacaaaaaaaacaaaactcccgTTATTCATGCTGATGCTTCAAGAAGAGCTCGAGCTTCCCAGTATGGATGGTATTATTGCTCAGGTCTATTGAGGATCTACTAGGCACCAGTCATAAATGGTTCTAAAACTTTGCATAAATGGATTTAATCCTGCAACAAACCTATgaagaaaagactatttttcccCCAGATGACTGATCAACGACCCAGGGCTAAGTAATAGAAAATCTAAGTTACGTGCTTAATTGGTCTCACAGCTAAAAAGTGGCTGAGGGAAAATTTACACTCAGGAACTGAGAGGTGCCCCAGAGAAGTAAAGATGAGGTGCCTCTCAGGGACCTGGAAGTTCTGGCCTGGATTTTCTTCCTAAGGATGGGGAAAGGACATCAAAGCAAATTCTCATTGAGGTCATGAATCTTAAAATGAATTATCTTCAGTAAAAATGCTCAAACTCTAAACAGAACACCCTCCCTAATGTTGATatgtcccccaataatgggtccatgattaaaagAGCGAGACTGATgtaaagcaaaggtcaagcaaagctttattctgagccaagcatcaagaatcagactgagAGTTCAGGgtcgcacctcttacaagagagggcaacctttctctgtttcacagactagtttttaagggcaaaggccatgcggctgggcctggccatgcacaggtggccaatgaaatggtaacacacagagaaagctgcacagtgatgctgtgaccaattgaattacaatttaccctatagtagacatttgaccaagcctatcaccttggttagaattggcgcccaaaaggctcccaaagggcggggcccatactccttggtggctagggagacagtatgcgtccccccactgattggatatctccacctgacctgacccatccttgcatctggactttgttacctggggctggtttccgggacttgtttttaagtaagtcccctgggaaagggaagcagggacagtttaagggttaaacaacaaggttattgtttaacctggatggaagcctctggctaaataggtccttacaatgtGTAGTATCTGTTTGAAAATCATTTGCTATTTGGATAGCTGTACTCCCTAGAAGGTGTGGTCAAGCACATTTTCCTAAATAGAGTTCTTAAAATAAGTTACTTATGAATGCTTATAAATGGAACGTGTTGTGACAATCTTTTATAATTTAGAAAGCACTTTCGTGATTTTAAATCTCACTTGCCTTGACTTTCACTTTATGCAGGCAGATTcctttaatagtttaaaaatcaaatttgaagTTAAATATTGTTATCTATGGAAAGGAATCATTTCTAttcagattccttttttaaatcaagCCTACACTTCCAATCATTCAAGGTTCATAAGTCCTATACTTTTtgcactgaaaaaatatataaacatagtgTAAGGGCCTCTTTAGCCAGAGGGATTCCATCTtgggttaaacagtgattttgttgtttatgcagtaaaacttaaactgaccctgcttcccctcagggatttacttaaaagcaagtctgggaaaccagtcccaggtaacaaagcccaaatacacgggtgggtcaggccaggtggaggtatccaatcagtgggggcgcatactgactccctagctaccaaggactatgggccccgccctttgggcgccaattctgaccaaggtgctaggctggttcaaatatctagTAGGGTAacttgtaattcaattggccacccatgtgcgacctagcatgactgtgcagttttctctgtg
This genomic interval carries:
- the FAM124B gene encoding protein FAM124B codes for the protein MDGTPEPLAMTVHLLADSGHGSLLQQTLDQLLDCICPDVRPFLVSERVSPVKYYDKCHSKHSRFPGMSVLLFLPESVGEERLFRVLDSLQHWPWQYYSAPNAQGRPCPYPLSNQEFYSLDSQMPVWGVRQVHHGAKILRVTLYCSSDNYDDAIRLYELILQKEATVQKSDSCVFVLYATESFALQLSLMQLPLGMSVDPRESSVLQFKVQEIGQLVPLLPHPCVPISRTRWQTQDYDGNKILLQVQLNPGLAVRSGELSFLNGTSGADTLLQGSRLIPVSTRRTLEPRCRRSRARRLKVGSLECPESAESPVSDSVSGTLWKSPGCSSQDRSSAMGVQMHLPSPHLQPGARKKVLSLQNSFGKLEAETNVDTGCTVVNSDPRQSFRSGFSRDLQTSQVPLCLPDSSLGVTASKNNRIFKARTLSLSVAGRRDHGARKIISKCPLHLPVQGEEKEEEFFI